Proteins encoded within one genomic window of Brachybacterium avium:
- a CDS encoding AzlD domain-containing protein, protein MSMLWIAVIAASVLSFAQKWVGYQAPPDVLERPRVSRVTTLLPIALLGALVATQTATSGSEILLDARLAGLAAAVVLLCLRAPFLVVVVGAAVVTAGLRALGWS, encoded by the coding sequence ATGAGCATGCTGTGGATCGCGGTGATCGCCGCCTCGGTGCTGTCCTTCGCCCAGAAGTGGGTGGGGTACCAGGCTCCGCCGGACGTGCTCGAGCGCCCGCGAGTCTCCCGGGTCACGACCCTGCTGCCGATCGCACTGCTGGGCGCGCTGGTGGCCACGCAGACGGCGACCAGCGGCTCCGAGATCCTGCTCGATGCGCGCCTGGCGGGGCTCGCTGCTGCGGTGGTGCTGCTGTGCCTGCGAGCCCCATTCCTGGTGGTCGTGGTCGGGGCCGCAGTGGTCACGGCCGGGCTGCGGGCACTGGGGTGGTCCTGA
- a CDS encoding L,D-transpeptidase, producing MTNVTDTAAPGGPSRPTGRHGRRRVAILLVAILAVIAVVLAGGALAYAKQFDGRALPGTTVLGQDVAGQTPEEIAALVAERTDGVTVTVTAGDQQLEKSLADLGVNVDASATAQAAVGRDDSFTGVLSSTWSGEYAVEPVVTVDEAAAAAFAEGLVPEDRSTPVDAAVTFDEDEQAWTTEPGRNGQGVDPEPLVAAVTENAPALEDFSVEQPIEQIAPTITTEEAEEVVGSISTLLEQPMSITGADGETHEVSAERRNSWISVVPAEDGQTLSIAVDEEAVRGWVSARAEQDSVEAEDGIEQIDEDGEVVKVVAEKQDGLKVTNTDAIAEELITALKGITPLEAAFESTKIKAEVEQVDAPKPEKDEKKKDGEKSTPPAEKPTGEKWIDVDLSNKTVTAYVGDTPVWGPRSIVDGKPGNETVTGTFEIYLRYDRQDMTNGAYYPRTIRSTT from the coding sequence ATGACGAACGTGACCGATACGGCCGCGCCGGGCGGCCCGTCCCGACCCACCGGCCGTCACGGCCGTCGCCGGGTCGCAATCCTGCTGGTGGCCATCCTCGCCGTCATCGCCGTCGTCCTCGCCGGTGGTGCACTGGCCTACGCCAAGCAGTTCGACGGCCGCGCGCTCCCGGGCACCACGGTGCTCGGTCAGGACGTCGCCGGTCAGACCCCGGAGGAGATCGCCGCCCTCGTCGCCGAGCGCACCGACGGGGTGACGGTCACCGTCACCGCCGGGGACCAGCAGCTCGAGAAGAGCCTCGCGGATCTCGGTGTGAACGTCGATGCCTCCGCCACCGCGCAGGCCGCTGTCGGACGCGATGACTCCTTCACCGGCGTGCTCTCCTCGACCTGGTCGGGCGAGTACGCGGTCGAACCGGTCGTGACCGTCGACGAGGCGGCCGCCGCCGCGTTCGCCGAGGGCCTCGTGCCCGAGGACCGCAGCACGCCGGTCGACGCAGCGGTCACCTTCGACGAGGACGAGCAGGCCTGGACCACCGAGCCCGGCCGCAACGGCCAGGGCGTGGATCCGGAGCCCCTGGTCGCCGCCGTGACCGAGAACGCGCCCGCGCTCGAGGACTTCTCGGTCGAGCAGCCCATCGAGCAGATCGCCCCGACGATCACCACCGAGGAGGCGGAGGAGGTCGTCGGCTCCATCTCCACGCTGCTCGAGCAGCCGATGTCGATCACCGGTGCCGACGGCGAGACCCATGAGGTCTCCGCCGAGCGTCGCAACAGCTGGATCTCCGTCGTCCCGGCCGAGGACGGGCAGACGCTGAGCATCGCCGTGGACGAGGAGGCCGTGCGCGGCTGGGTCTCCGCCCGTGCCGAGCAGGACTCCGTCGAAGCGGAGGACGGGATCGAGCAGATCGACGAGGACGGCGAGGTCGTCAAGGTCGTCGCCGAGAAGCAGGACGGTCTGAAGGTCACCAACACTGACGCGATCGCCGAAGAGCTGATCACCGCCCTGAAGGGGATCACCCCTCTGGAGGCTGCCTTCGAGTCCACGAAGATCAAGGCCGAGGTCGAGCAGGTCGATGCCCCGAAGCCCGAGAAGGACGAGAAGAAGAAGGACGGGGAGAAGAGCACTCCCCCGGCGGAGAAGCCCACCGGCGAGAAGTGGATCGACGTCGACCTCTCCAACAAGACGGTCACCGCCTACGTCGGCGACACCCCGGTGTGGGGCCCGCGTTCGATCGTCGACGGCAAGCCCGGCAACGAGACCGTCACCGGCACCTTCGAGATCTACCTGCGCTACGACCGTCAGGACATGACCAACGGCGCGTACTACCCGAGGACCATCCGAAGTACTACTTGA
- a CDS encoding HAD-IA family hydrolase, whose amino-acid sequence MLLLDMDGTLIDSGPAVERSWNRLFGEFGIDLEFGAEHHGKPARQVLGEVLPELGEDGIAQAHRRVEELEVSDVDEIAVLPGTERLLAELAAAAEQLGRPTWTIVTSCTAPLFEARWARTGLPVPAGLVTADQVTRGKPDPEPYLLGAERLGADPTASIVIEDSIGGLRSGAAAGSRTVAVTSTTPAGDLAPLADALVTSLDDLEVRVDGEGLLLSRRGR is encoded by the coding sequence GTGCTGCTGTTGGACATGGACGGCACCCTCATCGACTCGGGCCCCGCCGTCGAGAGGTCCTGGAACCGCTTGTTCGGCGAGTTCGGCATCGACCTCGAGTTCGGGGCCGAGCATCATGGGAAGCCGGCGCGGCAGGTGCTCGGAGAGGTGCTCCCGGAGCTCGGGGAGGACGGGATCGCGCAGGCGCATCGCCGGGTCGAGGAGCTCGAGGTCTCCGACGTCGACGAGATCGCGGTGCTGCCGGGCACCGAGCGGCTGCTGGCCGAGCTCGCCGCCGCCGCCGAGCAGCTGGGGCGTCCCACCTGGACCATCGTCACCTCCTGCACGGCACCGCTGTTCGAGGCCCGCTGGGCCCGCACCGGGCTGCCGGTCCCTGCTGGGCTCGTCACGGCGGACCAGGTCACCAGGGGCAAACCAGACCCGGAGCCCTATCTGCTGGGCGCCGAGAGGCTCGGCGCGGACCCGACCGCGAGCATCGTGATCGAGGACTCGATCGGTGGGCTGCGCTCCGGTGCGGCGGCCGGATCCCGCACCGTCGCGGTGACCAGCACCACGCCGGCAGGGGACCTCGCGCCCCTGGCGGACGCCCTGGTCACGTCGTTGGACGATCTCGAGGTGAGGGTCGACGGCGAGGGGCTGCTGCTCTCGCGACGCGGACGCTGA
- the truB gene encoding tRNA pseudouridine(55) synthase TruB has translation MTRSPHGILLVDKAPERTSHDVVARVRWLLGTKKVGHAGTLDPMATGLLVLGVGQGTRLLTYLVGLDKTYRARIRLGRATTTDDREGEPLGDVVDAAALTEAEIEQSLTALRGDIAQVPSTVSAIKIDGRRAYARARAGEDVELAARPVRVSRFEVTGRSVDGPFLDLDSVIDCSSGTYVRALARDLGAAHGVGGHLTALRRTAVGPFAVQDARHVPARGEGDDVELPLHGLGTIAARVLPTLAVDDEQAAGLGTGRRIRSDAAPTAAPLPEPFPGKDLAAQPRPVAALDTAGHLIAILAEEGSSWRPLMVVPLDARC, from the coding sequence GTGACCCGCTCCCCGCACGGCATCCTCCTGGTCGACAAGGCCCCGGAGCGCACCAGCCACGACGTCGTCGCGCGGGTGCGCTGGCTGCTCGGCACGAAGAAGGTCGGCCATGCGGGAACCCTGGACCCGATGGCGACCGGGCTGCTGGTGCTCGGCGTCGGCCAGGGCACGCGTCTGCTGACCTACCTGGTGGGGCTGGACAAGACCTACCGGGCGAGGATCCGACTGGGTCGGGCCACCACCACCGATGATCGCGAGGGCGAACCGCTCGGGGACGTGGTCGATGCCGCTGCCCTGACCGAGGCGGAGATCGAGCAGTCGCTGACCGCCCTGCGCGGCGACATCGCTCAGGTGCCCTCCACCGTCAGCGCCATCAAGATCGACGGTCGGCGCGCCTACGCACGGGCTCGCGCCGGGGAGGACGTCGAGCTCGCCGCCCGTCCCGTGCGGGTGTCCCGCTTCGAGGTGACCGGCCGTTCCGTCGACGGTCCGTTCCTCGACCTGGACTCCGTGATCGACTGCTCCTCAGGCACCTACGTGCGCGCCCTGGCGCGCGACCTCGGGGCCGCGCACGGCGTGGGCGGCCACCTCACCGCACTGCGGCGCACCGCGGTGGGACCGTTCGCGGTGCAGGACGCCCGGCACGTCCCGGCACGTGGGGAGGGGGACGACGTCGAGCTGCCGCTGCACGGCCTGGGCACCATCGCCGCCCGTGTGCTCCCCACTCTGGCGGTGGACGACGAGCAGGCGGCCGGCCTCGGCACCGGGCGCCGGATCCGCTCCGACGCGGCTCCCACCGCCGCACCCCTGCCCGAGCCGTTCCCGGGGAAGGACCTCGCCGCCCAGCCCCGACCGGTTGCCGCCCTCGACACCGCCGGGCACCTGATCGCGATCCTGGCCGAGGAGGGCTCCTCCTGGCGGCCCCTGATGGTGGTCCCGCTCGACGCACGCTGCTGA
- the dapB gene encoding 4-hydroxy-tetrahydrodipicolinate reductase, with protein sequence MTESPSRPVRVAVLGASGRMGTAACAAVEDAPDLELVARIGRGDDLDTVAEAGAEVAIDLTVPAVTAQNVHWLIEHGIHAVVGTTGWSDESLGELRAQLEGADGVGVLIAPNFAIGAVLAMRFAEIAARYYESAEIIEMHHPDKLDAPSGTATHTAAAIARGRAAAGLGPVPDATEKDPAGARGAVVEGVHVHAVRQRGLVAHEVVQFGGVGEQFTLRHDSFDRISFMPGVLLGVRQVAAHPGLTVGLDGYMDLG encoded by the coding sequence ATGACCGAGTCGCCGTCCCGCCCCGTCCGTGTCGCCGTCCTCGGCGCCTCCGGCCGCATGGGCACCGCCGCCTGTGCGGCCGTCGAGGACGCTCCTGATCTCGAGCTGGTCGCCCGCATCGGTCGCGGTGACGACCTGGACACGGTCGCCGAGGCCGGCGCCGAGGTCGCGATCGACCTCACCGTCCCCGCGGTGACCGCGCAGAACGTGCACTGGTTGATCGAGCACGGCATCCACGCCGTCGTCGGCACCACCGGCTGGAGCGACGAGTCGCTGGGCGAGCTCCGCGCACAGCTCGAGGGCGCCGATGGGGTGGGTGTGCTGATCGCCCCGAACTTCGCCATCGGCGCGGTGCTCGCCATGCGCTTCGCGGAGATCGCGGCCCGGTACTACGAGAGCGCCGAGATCATCGAGATGCACCACCCGGACAAGCTCGATGCGCCCTCCGGGACGGCGACGCATACCGCCGCAGCCATCGCCCGGGGTCGTGCCGCGGCCGGGCTCGGCCCGGTCCCGGATGCCACCGAGAAGGATCCCGCCGGTGCTCGCGGTGCGGTCGTGGAAGGCGTCCACGTCCATGCCGTCCGCCAGCGCGGCCTGGTCGCCCACGAGGTCGTCCAGTTCGGTGGGGTGGGGGAGCAGTTCACGCTGCGCCACGACTCCTTCGACCGCATCAGCTTCATGCCCGGGGTGCTGCTGGGCGTGCGCCAGGTCGCCGCGCATCCGGGCCTCACCGTGGGCCTGGACGGCTACATGGACCTCGGCTGA
- the rbfA gene encoding 30S ribosome-binding factor RbfA, with product MNDNPRALKLADRIKVIVATMLDSRVKDPRLGFVTITDVRVSGDLQHATLFYTVFGTDEEREGTGAALVSATGMLRREVGRQTGVRLTPTLEFIADAVPENARVIEDLLTEARSRDAELEQAKAGATYAGESDPYRKPREEDELEEEPTSSDDEHGREQA from the coding sequence ATGAACGACAACCCCCGTGCCCTCAAGCTCGCCGACCGCATCAAGGTCATCGTCGCGACCATGCTCGACAGCCGGGTCAAGGACCCGCGCCTCGGATTCGTGACCATCACCGATGTGCGCGTCAGCGGTGACCTTCAGCACGCCACCCTGTTCTACACCGTCTTCGGCACCGACGAGGAACGGGAAGGCACCGGTGCAGCACTGGTCAGCGCCACCGGCATGCTCCGCCGTGAAGTCGGCCGGCAGACCGGCGTGCGCCTGACTCCGACCCTGGAGTTCATCGCCGACGCGGTGCCCGAGAACGCCCGTGTCATCGAGGATCTCCTCACCGAGGCCCGCAGCCGGGATGCCGAGCTCGAGCAGGCCAAGGCCGGTGCCACCTACGCCGGGGAGTCCGACCCGTACCGCAAGCCGCGCGAGGAGGACGAGCTGGAGGAGGAGCCGACCAGCTCGGACGACGAGCACGGCCGCGAGCAGGCGTGA
- a CDS encoding AzlC family ABC transporter permease gives MTSASPGPRAALPSAAGSASGRLRSIRRNGLSIGVATGLYGISFGALATASGLDVWQAMVLSAVMFTGGSQFAFIGVVGGGGSALGAALASVLLGVRNTLYGLILAPSLPRGGLRGVARAHLTIDESAALAASGVTTAEKRAGFWAAGVWVYVFWNLFSLVGALAGQHVADPGAWGLDAAAAAAFIALLWPRLRSGEAIAVAVAAAFVALVTTPALPAGLPVLAAALVAVVAGLLPSRRGPVHRDGVDIEKERR, from the coding sequence ATGACCTCCGCTTCACCCGGCCCACGAGCGGCCCTGCCCTCCGCCGCCGGCTCCGCCTCCGGCCGCCTGCGCAGCATCCGCCGCAACGGCCTGTCCATCGGGGTGGCGACCGGCCTGTACGGAATCTCCTTCGGTGCACTCGCGACGGCCTCGGGCCTCGATGTCTGGCAGGCGATGGTGCTCTCTGCGGTGATGTTCACCGGCGGCAGCCAGTTCGCGTTCATCGGCGTGGTCGGGGGTGGCGGCTCGGCTCTCGGCGCGGCCCTGGCCTCGGTGCTGCTGGGGGTCCGCAACACTCTGTACGGCCTGATCCTCGCCCCCTCCCTGCCTCGGGGCGGCCTCCGGGGCGTCGCCCGGGCGCACCTGACGATCGATGAGTCCGCCGCGCTGGCAGCGAGTGGCGTCACCACCGCGGAGAAGCGGGCCGGGTTCTGGGCGGCCGGGGTGTGGGTGTATGTCTTCTGGAACCTGTTCTCGCTGGTGGGCGCGCTCGCCGGGCAGCACGTCGCCGACCCCGGGGCCTGGGGCCTGGATGCGGCGGCCGCCGCGGCGTTCATCGCCCTGCTGTGGCCGCGCCTGCGCAGCGGGGAGGCGATCGCGGTCGCCGTGGCCGCGGCCTTCGTGGCCCTGGTGACCACGCCGGCGCTGCCCGCCGGGCTGCCGGTGCTGGCGGCGGCTCTGGTGGCGGTGGTCGCGGGACTGCTGCCCTCACGCCGCGGACCCGTCCACCGCGACGGGGTCGACATCGAAAAGGAGCGGCGATGA
- a CDS encoding bifunctional riboflavin kinase/FAD synthetase produces MTRVPIWHSVSEVPAELGPTAVSIGNYDGVHRGHRFVLDQLRHHAETRALAPVALTFWPHPRHVMGDPGRTPLLTGHEDRDRLLLLAGMHGVLDLEFTVDFAQHSPEEFVRVFLVEGLGMRCVVLGEDALFGRANSGTIETMRELGEKYGFEVVTVDELGPDGAGTGRISSSGIRRDLLDGDVAAANQALGRLHTVTDVVRHGFRRGHELGFPTANLGPAPAGLIPADGVYAGYLTVAEQEPAHLGTPPLAGAPATISIGTNPTFEADGADGAPRRTVEAYVHDDHDLDLYGDLVRLEFVDYQRPTLKFDSVETLIEQMDKDVEVTRRTLGAERSRPGISG; encoded by the coding sequence GTGACCCGCGTCCCCATCTGGCACTCCGTCTCGGAGGTGCCCGCTGAGCTCGGACCCACTGCGGTCTCGATCGGCAACTACGACGGGGTCCACCGAGGCCACCGGTTCGTGCTCGACCAGCTGCGCCATCATGCCGAGACCCGCGCGCTCGCGCCGGTGGCCCTCACCTTCTGGCCGCACCCGCGGCACGTGATGGGCGATCCCGGCCGCACCCCGCTGCTGACCGGCCACGAGGACCGGGACCGCCTGCTCCTGCTGGCGGGGATGCACGGGGTGCTCGACCTGGAGTTCACCGTCGACTTCGCGCAGCACTCGCCCGAGGAGTTCGTGCGCGTCTTCCTGGTCGAGGGTCTGGGCATGCGGTGCGTGGTGCTCGGAGAGGATGCGCTCTTCGGCCGGGCGAACTCAGGGACGATCGAGACCATGCGCGAGCTCGGCGAGAAGTACGGGTTCGAGGTCGTGACCGTCGACGAGCTCGGCCCGGACGGCGCCGGCACCGGTCGCATCTCCTCCTCGGGGATCCGCCGCGACCTGCTGGACGGGGACGTGGCCGCCGCGAACCAGGCGCTGGGTCGGCTGCACACGGTCACCGACGTGGTCCGCCACGGCTTCCGCCGCGGGCACGAGCTCGGGTTCCCGACGGCGAACCTCGGCCCCGCCCCGGCCGGGCTGATCCCCGCCGACGGGGTCTACGCCGGGTACCTGACCGTGGCCGAGCAGGAGCCCGCCCACCTCGGGACCCCGCCGCTGGCCGGTGCACCCGCCACCATCTCCATCGGCACCAACCCGACGTTCGAGGCCGACGGAGCCGATGGCGCTCCCCGTCGCACGGTCGAGGCCTATGTGCACGATGATCACGACCTGGATCTGTACGGGGACCTGGTGCGTCTGGAGTTCGTCGACTATCAGCGGCCCACGCTGAAGTTCGACTCCGTCGAGACGCTCATCGAGCAGATGGACAAGGACGTCGAGGTGACCCGCCGCACTCTCGGCGCAGAGCGCTCCCGGCCCGGCATCTCTGGCTGA
- a CDS encoding L,D-transpeptidase, translating into MTEDVPWVQYFHRGYGFHGAPWRSSFGYSGSHGCINMPVSDAKWLYDWASIGTKTVVHY; encoded by the coding sequence TTGACCGAAGACGTCCCGTGGGTGCAGTACTTCCACCGCGGCTACGGCTTCCACGGTGCCCCCTGGCGCTCCTCCTTCGGATACTCCGGTTCGCACGGCTGCATCAACATGCCGGTCTCCGATGCGAAGTGGCTGTACGACTGGGCGAGCATCGGCACCAAGACCGTGGTCCACTACTGA
- a CDS encoding polyribonucleotide nucleotidyltransferase, which yields MEGPDITATTAVIDNGSYGRREIRFETGRLAQQAAGAVAVYLDDDTMVFSATAVSNKPKDHFDFFPLTIDVEERMYAAGRIPGSFFRREGRPGTDAILACRLTDRPLRPAFVKGLRNEVQVVLTVMANAPEDAYDVVGINGASASTQISGLPFNGPIGAVRIALMPNAQGGGQWVAFPTFSQLDEAVFSMVVAGRIVEDEAGNQDVAIMMVEAEATDNAWTLIKEQGAIAPTESVVAEGIEASKVFIRSLCVAQQELAATAAKPVREFPLFLDFQDDAHDIVEAAAAERLAEVMSIAAKTEREERTEQLLGELTEELAGEGKQLEGREKEVSGAFRALTKQVVRKKVLTDGVRIDGRGLRDIRALSAEVEVLPRVHGSALFQRGETQIMGVSTLNMLKMEQQIDSLGPVTRKRYVHHYNFPPYSTGETGRVGSPKRREIGHGMLAERALVPVLPTREEFPYAIRQVSEALGSNGSTSMGSVCASTLSLLNAGVPLRAPVAGIAMGLISDTVEGETRYAALTDILGAEDAFGDMDFKVAGTGEFITAIQLDTKLDGLPTSVLTGALSQAHEARLAILGVLGEAIDAPDEMSPHAPRVLAVTVPVDKIGAVIGPKGQMINKIQDDTGADITIEDDGTVYIGATDGPSAEAARSAVNAIANPMVPEIGERYLGTVVRVVDFGAFVSLTPGKDGLLHVTQLRKLNDGKRVDNVEDVAKVGQKIEVEIREIDARGKISLAVIEDEAEETPAEGSSAE from the coding sequence ATGGAAGGCCCCGACATCACCGCCACCACCGCAGTCATCGACAACGGCTCCTACGGCCGTCGCGAGATCCGCTTCGAGACCGGGCGCCTGGCCCAGCAGGCCGCCGGCGCCGTCGCCGTCTACCTCGACGACGACACCATGGTCTTCTCGGCCACCGCCGTGTCGAACAAGCCCAAGGATCACTTCGACTTCTTCCCGCTCACGATCGACGTCGAAGAGCGCATGTACGCGGCGGGCCGCATCCCCGGCTCGTTCTTCCGCCGTGAAGGTCGTCCCGGCACCGATGCGATCCTGGCCTGCCGCCTCACCGACCGTCCGCTGCGCCCGGCCTTCGTCAAGGGCCTGCGCAACGAGGTCCAGGTCGTGCTGACCGTCATGGCGAACGCTCCCGAGGACGCATACGACGTCGTCGGCATCAACGGCGCCTCCGCCTCCACCCAGATCTCCGGCCTGCCCTTCAACGGCCCGATCGGCGCGGTGCGCATCGCGCTCATGCCGAACGCCCAGGGCGGCGGCCAGTGGGTCGCGTTCCCGACCTTCTCGCAGCTCGATGAGGCCGTGTTCTCCATGGTCGTCGCCGGGCGCATCGTCGAGGACGAGGCGGGGAACCAGGATGTCGCGATCATGATGGTCGAGGCCGAGGCCACCGACAACGCCTGGACGCTCATCAAGGAGCAGGGCGCGATCGCCCCCACCGAGTCCGTCGTGGCCGAGGGCATTGAGGCCTCCAAGGTCTTCATCCGCAGCCTCTGCGTCGCCCAGCAGGAGCTGGCCGCCACCGCCGCCAAGCCGGTGCGCGAGTTCCCGCTCTTCCTGGACTTCCAGGACGACGCCCACGACATCGTCGAGGCGGCTGCCGCCGAGCGTCTGGCCGAGGTCATGTCCATCGCCGCGAAGACCGAGCGCGAGGAGCGCACCGAGCAGCTGCTCGGTGAGCTCACCGAGGAGCTGGCCGGCGAGGGCAAGCAGCTCGAGGGCCGCGAGAAGGAGGTCTCGGGTGCCTTCCGTGCGCTGACCAAGCAGGTCGTGCGCAAGAAGGTCCTCACCGACGGAGTCCGCATCGATGGGCGCGGACTGCGCGACATCCGTGCGCTCTCCGCCGAGGTCGAGGTGCTCCCGCGCGTGCACGGCTCCGCCCTGTTCCAGCGCGGCGAGACCCAGATCATGGGCGTCTCCACGCTGAACATGCTGAAGATGGAACAGCAGATCGACTCGCTCGGGCCGGTCACGCGCAAGCGCTACGTGCACCACTACAACTTCCCGCCGTACTCCACGGGCGAGACCGGACGCGTCGGATCCCCGAAGCGCCGCGAGATCGGCCACGGCATGCTCGCCGAGCGCGCCCTGGTCCCTGTCCTGCCCACCCGCGAGGAGTTCCCCTACGCGATCCGTCAGGTCTCCGAGGCGCTCGGCTCCAACGGCTCCACCTCGATGGGCTCCGTCTGCGCCTCGACCCTGTCGCTGCTGAACGCGGGTGTGCCGCTGCGCGCTCCGGTCGCCGGCATCGCCATGGGCCTGATCTCGGACACCGTGGAGGGTGAGACCCGCTACGCGGCCCTCACCGACATCCTCGGTGCCGAGGACGCCTTCGGCGATATGGACTTCAAGGTCGCCGGCACCGGTGAGTTCATCACCGCCATCCAGCTCGACACCAAGCTCGACGGTCTGCCGACCTCCGTGCTCACCGGTGCGCTGTCGCAGGCCCATGAGGCCCGCCTGGCGATCCTCGGCGTGCTCGGCGAGGCGATCGACGCCCCGGATGAGATGAGCCCGCACGCCCCGCGCGTCCTCGCGGTCACCGTCCCGGTCGACAAGATCGGTGCGGTCATCGGCCCGAAGGGGCAGATGATCAACAAGATCCAGGACGACACCGGTGCTGACATCACCATCGAGGACGACGGCACCGTCTACATCGGCGCCACCGACGGGCCCTCGGCGGAGGCCGCCCGTTCGGCGGTCAACGCCATCGCCAACCCGATGGTCCCCGAGATCGGTGAGCGCTACCTCGGCACCGTCGTGCGCGTGGTTGACTTCGGCGCCTTCGTCTCGCTGACCCCGGGCAAGGACGGACTGCTCCACGTCACCCAGCTGCGCAAGCTGAACGACGGCAAGCGGGTCGACAACGTCGAGGACGTCGCCAAGGTCGGTCAGAAGATCGAGGTGGAGATCCGCGAGATCGACGCCCGCGGCAAGATCTCCCTCGCCGTGATCGAGGACGAGGCCGAGGAGACGCCCGCGGAGGGCAGCTCCGCGGAGTGA
- a CDS encoding M16 family metallopeptidase: MPLDLSYDDPASDVLLDPATGVRRSILPGGVRLLTQTDRSVRSATIGLWLPVGSRDETPAHAGSTHVLEHLLFKGTRRRSAMDIATAFDEVGGDSNAITAKEHTLYFGRVRSTDLPMAVDVLTDMITASLLEDEALATEREVILEELAMAEDDPGDIGYETFLADVLGPDTPIGRPVGGTPASVEALTIDDVRTHFAEHYRPGNLVVTAVGDLDHDDLAGMLQTGLRRGGWELAAGALPKRRPRTAQPEPSGAGLLAAPADVASLAPHRLDRPSEQNHIYLGGQGLTALSEDRHALSVLMSILGGGMSSRLFQTIREDRGLAYSVYSFSAGYHDAGLFGMYAACRPGRTTQVVELLAEELARMGEQGIDDLELSRAKGQITGSFALGLEDTSSRMGRLGTLELVHGRYTSVDETLRCIGAVGTDDVSALASRLAGSFSTRVEVGPES; the protein is encoded by the coding sequence ATGCCTCTCGACCTCTCCTACGACGACCCCGCCTCCGATGTGCTGCTGGATCCCGCCACCGGCGTGCGCCGCAGCATCCTGCCCGGGGGCGTGCGTCTGCTGACCCAGACCGACCGCAGCGTGCGCAGCGCGACCATCGGCCTGTGGCTGCCGGTCGGCTCCCGGGACGAGACCCCCGCCCACGCCGGCTCCACCCACGTGCTCGAGCACCTGCTGTTCAAGGGCACCCGGCGCCGCAGCGCGATGGACATCGCCACCGCCTTCGACGAGGTGGGAGGGGACTCCAACGCGATCACGGCCAAGGAGCACACCCTCTACTTCGGCCGCGTCCGCTCGACCGACCTGCCGATGGCCGTGGACGTGCTCACCGACATGATCACCGCCAGCCTGCTGGAGGACGAGGCGCTCGCGACCGAGCGCGAGGTCATCCTCGAGGAGCTCGCCATGGCGGAGGACGATCCGGGGGACATCGGCTACGAGACCTTCCTCGCCGACGTGCTCGGCCCCGACACCCCGATCGGCCGTCCCGTCGGCGGGACCCCCGCGAGCGTCGAGGCGCTGACGATCGACGACGTCCGCACCCATTTCGCCGAGCACTACCGACCCGGCAACCTCGTGGTCACCGCCGTCGGCGACCTCGATCATGACGATCTCGCCGGCATGCTCCAGACCGGACTGCGCCGCGGCGGCTGGGAACTCGCGGCCGGCGCACTGCCGAAGCGCCGCCCCCGCACGGCGCAGCCCGAGCCGTCCGGCGCGGGCCTGCTCGCCGCCCCGGCCGACGTCGCCTCGCTCGCGCCCCACCGGCTCGATCGACCCAGCGAGCAGAACCACATCTACCTCGGCGGCCAGGGGCTCACCGCGCTCAGCGAGGACCGCCACGCGCTCTCGGTGCTGATGTCGATCCTCGGCGGCGGGATGTCCTCGCGCCTGTTCCAGACCATCCGCGAGGATCGCGGCCTGGCCTACTCCGTCTATTCGTTCAGCGCCGGGTATCACGATGCCGGGCTGTTCGGGATGTATGCCGCCTGCCGACCCGGCCGCACCACCCAGGTCGTCGAGCTGCTCGCCGAGGAGCTGGCCCGGATGGGGGAGCAGGGCATCGACGACCTCGAGCTCTCCCGGGCCAAGGGCCAGATCACCGGGTCCTTCGCCCTCGGCCTCGAGGACACCAGCTCCCGGATGGGACGACTGGGCACCCTCGAGCTCGTCCACGGCCGCTACACCAGCGTCGATGAGACCCTGAGATGCATCGGCGCCGTCGGCACCGATGATGTCAGCGCGCTCGCCTCCCGTCTCGCCGGCTCCTTCAGCACCCGGGTCGAGGTCGGCCCCGAGAGCTGA
- the rpsO gene encoding 30S ribosomal protein S15: MAFDTATKQQIIKEYGTTEGDTGSPEVQVALLTHRINYLTEHLKTHKHDHHTRRGLMLLVGQRKRLLQYLQGVDIERYRSLIKRLGIRR; this comes from the coding sequence ATGGCCTTCGACACCGCTACGAAGCAGCAGATCATCAAGGAGTACGGGACCACCGAGGGCGACACCGGTTCGCCCGAGGTCCAGGTCGCGCTCCTCACCCATCGGATCAACTACCTGACCGAGCACCTCAAGACCCACAAGCACGATCACCACACGCGTCGCGGTCTGATGCTGCTGGTCGGTCAGCGCAAGCGCCTCCTGCAGTACCTGCAGGGCGTCGACATCGAGCGTTACCGCTCGCTGATCAAGCGTCTCGGCATTCGCCGCTGA